A region from the Saccharomonospora azurea NA-128 genome encodes:
- a CDS encoding universal stress protein — protein sequence MSRPYRVNSPIVVGVDDTEAALRAVRWAALTAAKHHVPLHLVHASGFSDPYLIGFTVPPPEMFKEDLQERQRQALRTAEEVAAELDAPSVEARFESDAAIPYLLHASRDARMVVVGSSGRTGLAGLMVGSTTIALMSHARSPVVSVRRDYAAAVADDTRPVVVGVDGSHLSVRAVGHAFAEASLRGVDLVAVHTWSDTSTALLEERRMFVDWEPVRDYEMRVLAERLAGWQEDYPDVRVEREVVKDRPRHELLERSRSAQLVVVGSRGRGGFRGMLLGSTSQALVHHAACPVMVVRPEKHPERV from the coding sequence ATGTCACGTCCATACCGCGTCAACTCGCCGATCGTGGTCGGTGTCGACGACACGGAGGCGGCCCTGCGCGCCGTCCGGTGGGCGGCACTGACGGCGGCGAAGCACCACGTGCCCCTGCACCTAGTGCACGCCTCCGGGTTCAGCGACCCCTACCTCATCGGGTTCACGGTGCCGCCCCCGGAGATGTTCAAGGAGGACCTCCAGGAGCGGCAGCGTCAGGCCTTGCGTACCGCCGAGGAGGTCGCGGCGGAGCTGGACGCGCCGTCCGTGGAGGCGAGATTCGAGAGCGACGCGGCGATCCCCTACCTGCTGCACGCCTCGCGCGACGCTCGCATGGTGGTCGTCGGTTCGTCGGGCCGCACGGGCCTGGCGGGGCTCATGGTCGGCTCGACCACGATCGCCCTGATGTCGCACGCCCGCTCCCCCGTGGTCTCGGTGCGGCGCGACTACGCCGCCGCCGTCGCCGACGACACCCGGCCCGTCGTGGTCGGGGTGGACGGCAGTCACCTGAGCGTGCGAGCGGTCGGGCACGCGTTCGCCGAGGCGTCGTTGCGGGGCGTCGACCTCGTCGCCGTGCACACCTGGAGCGACACCTCCACCGCGCTGTTGGAGGAACGGCGGATGTTCGTCGACTGGGAACCCGTCCGCGACTACGAGATGCGCGTGCTGGCCGAACGCCTCGCGGGCTGGCAGGAGGACTACCCGGACGTGCGGGTCGAGCGCGAGGTCGTGAAGGACCGTCCCCGGCACGAACTGCTCGAACGCAGCCGGTCGGCCCAGCTCGTGGTGGTGGGCAGCCGGGGCCGGGGCGGCTTCCGCGGGATGCTGCTCGGGTCGACCAGCCAGGCGCTCGTCCACCACGCCGCGTGCCCCGTCATGGTCGTGCGCCCGGAGAAGCATCCCGAACGCGTCTGA
- a CDS encoding DUF3048 domain-containing protein — protein sequence MIGVPTRLRRGPLIALAVLLVAVLGVVTWVLVSDGDSEDAAPRPAPPPGESGQPGPEFAVPPQPPVPVTVVKIDNVEAARPQTGLAAADVVYVEPVEGGFTRLAAVYSSQLPEVSGPVRSAREADVELLAQYGRPSLVFSGAAPEIEPVLAGSSATLVRQRDVPDGFFREPGRPAPHNLYARLPLLPRGEGPGPGQVLPRGDPPSGGRDVTDHVVDVGRDEYRFTFSPGSGRWLVALEGTPVTSVGAGDVGAATVVVQRVEETAGTAVEDASGSPSPVVRTVGTGQATVLRDGKLYDGTWSRPSPTEGTRFTTASGEALPLADGPVWVLLVPR from the coding sequence GTGATCGGCGTGCCGACCCGACTGCGTCGCGGTCCGTTGATCGCCCTGGCCGTCCTGCTGGTGGCCGTGCTGGGCGTCGTGACCTGGGTGCTGGTGTCCGACGGCGACTCGGAGGACGCCGCGCCGCGACCGGCTCCTCCGCCGGGCGAGTCCGGGCAGCCGGGTCCCGAGTTCGCGGTGCCGCCGCAACCTCCCGTCCCGGTCACCGTGGTGAAGATCGACAACGTGGAGGCGGCGCGGCCGCAGACCGGGCTCGCCGCCGCCGACGTCGTCTACGTCGAGCCGGTGGAGGGCGGCTTCACCCGGCTCGCCGCCGTGTACTCGTCCCAGCTCCCGGAGGTCAGCGGGCCCGTGCGCAGCGCCCGCGAGGCCGACGTCGAGCTGCTCGCCCAGTACGGGCGACCGTCGCTGGTCTTCTCCGGTGCGGCGCCCGAGATCGAGCCCGTTCTCGCGGGCTCCTCGGCCACGCTGGTGCGGCAACGCGACGTGCCGGACGGGTTCTTCCGCGAGCCCGGCAGGCCCGCCCCGCACAACCTCTACGCCCGGCTGCCGCTCCTGCCCCGCGGCGAGGGCCCGGGGCCCGGCCAGGTACTGCCGCGTGGCGACCCGCCGTCCGGCGGGCGGGACGTGACCGACCACGTCGTGGACGTCGGGCGCGACGAGTACCGCTTCACCTTCTCGCCCGGATCGGGGCGGTGGCTGGTGGCGTTGGAGGGCACCCCGGTCACGTCCGTCGGCGCCGGGGACGTCGGCGCCGCGACCGTCGTCGTGCAGCGTGTCGAGGAGACGGCCGGCACCGCTGTCGAGGACGCGAGCGGGTCACCGTCGCCCGTCGTCCGTACCGTCGGCACGGGGCAGGCCACGGTGTTGCGAGACGGGAAACTCTACGACGGCACCTGGTCACGACCGTCGCCGACCGAGGGCACCCGGTTCACCACAGCCTCCGGAGAGGCTCTCCCGCTCGCCGACGGGCCCGTGTGGGTTCTGCTGGTCCCGCGATGA
- a CDS encoding zinc-binding alcohol dehydrogenase family protein, protein MRAWRVTRPGPITSGPLTQHEESVPTPAPGELLVRVLACGVCRTDLHVASGELPTRRPAVVPGHEVVGVVEGSGPGSTAVEGGEFAPGDRVGVPWLRHTCQRCRYCARGAENLCPDSQYTGWDADGGYADYTTVPADYALPLPEGYSDAELAPLLCAGIIGYRALRRASLPAGGRLGVYGFGASAHLTTQVALAEGARVHVMTRGTGARNLAADLGAHSVQGAADPPPEPLDSAILFAPAGDLVPTALAALDRGGTLAVAGIHLTRIPPLDYDAHLFQERQVRSVTANTREDARAFLRVAGRHRLRVSTVAYALDEADCALADLAAGRVVGAAVLLPDVPGRRTGSG, encoded by the coding sequence ATGCGGGCATGGCGCGTGACGCGGCCCGGCCCGATCACGTCCGGGCCGCTGACGCAGCACGAGGAGTCGGTGCCGACGCCTGCCCCGGGGGAGTTGCTGGTGCGGGTCCTGGCGTGCGGGGTGTGTCGCACGGATCTCCACGTCGCGAGTGGCGAGCTGCCGACGCGGCGGCCCGCCGTGGTACCGGGCCACGAGGTGGTGGGCGTGGTGGAGGGGTCGGGACCTGGCTCGACGGCCGTCGAGGGCGGGGAGTTCGCACCCGGTGACCGGGTGGGTGTGCCGTGGTTGCGGCACACGTGTCAGCGCTGCCGGTACTGCGCGCGCGGAGCGGAGAACCTGTGCCCCGACTCGCAGTACACCGGCTGGGACGCCGACGGGGGTTACGCCGACTACACGACCGTGCCCGCCGACTACGCGTTGCCGCTGCCGGAGGGCTACTCCGACGCCGAGCTGGCGCCGCTGCTGTGCGCGGGGATCATCGGCTACCGCGCCCTGCGGAGGGCGAGCCTTCCGGCGGGCGGCCGGCTCGGCGTCTACGGCTTCGGGGCGAGCGCGCATCTGACGACCCAGGTGGCGTTGGCCGAGGGGGCGCGCGTGCACGTCATGACGCGCGGCACGGGGGCGCGGAACCTCGCGGCCGACCTGGGGGCCCACTCGGTGCAGGGCGCCGCCGACCCGCCGCCGGAGCCCCTGGACTCGGCGATCCTGTTCGCCCCCGCGGGCGACCTCGTGCCGACCGCGCTCGCCGCGCTCGACCGGGGCGGCACGCTGGCCGTCGCGGGCATCCACCTGACGCGCATCCCGCCGCTGGACTACGACGCCCACCTCTTCCAGGAGCGGCAGGTGCGCAGTGTCACCGCGAACACCAGGGAGGACGCGCGCGCGTTTCTGCGGGTCGCGGGGCGCCACCGACTGCGGGTGTCCACCGTCGCCTACGCGCTCGACGAGGCGGACTGTGCGCTCGCCGACCTCGCCGCGGGCCGGGTGGTCGGGGCGGCCGTGCTGCTGCCCGACGTCCCGGGCCGCCGGACCGGAAGTGGGTGA
- a CDS encoding Hsp20/alpha crystallin family protein translates to MSQPERSHGRALIPEFRDLLDMLPTMSGLRPALDLHSIRVEDRIEGDTYVLRAELPGIDVDNDLEITVHNGLLTIEAERKEEETEGGRSEFRYGSFARTVALPSGAREDGIDAEYDNGILTVRVPLSKPEDKRRQIRVRHG, encoded by the coding sequence ATGAGCCAGCCCGAACGGTCCCACGGCCGCGCCCTGATCCCCGAGTTCCGCGACCTTCTGGACATGCTGCCCACGATGAGCGGGTTGCGGCCCGCACTGGACCTGCACAGCATCCGCGTCGAGGACCGCATCGAGGGTGACACCTACGTCCTCCGGGCGGAACTGCCGGGAATCGACGTGGACAACGACCTGGAGATCACCGTCCACAACGGCTTGCTGACGATCGAGGCGGAACGCAAGGAGGAAGAGACCGAAGGCGGCCGGTCCGAGTTCCGCTACGGGTCGTTCGCCCGCACGGTGGCGCTGCCCAGCGGGGCCCGGGAGGACGGGATCGACGCCGAGTACGACAACGGGATCCTCACCGTCCGCGTGCCGCTGAGCAAGCCGGAGGACAAGCGCCGCCAGATCCGCGTGCGGCACGGTTGA
- a CDS encoding universal stress protein, which produces MVGVDRSSAARAALEWALDEALLRDCAVRAVVVWSVDLAKEPPWQPVERIRARHARHLEDTIAEVTRGRERLPRIVAEVLEATPALGLIEASKDAAMLVVARRSGRWVRRALLGSVSSACVKHAGVPVVVVPPVLEEPGAADEWLIDEQLPAPGASAGA; this is translated from the coding sequence GTGGTTGGTGTGGACCGCTCGTCGGCCGCACGTGCGGCGCTGGAGTGGGCGCTCGACGAGGCGCTCCTGCGCGACTGCGCCGTGCGAGCCGTAGTCGTGTGGTCTGTGGACCTGGCGAAGGAACCGCCGTGGCAGCCCGTGGAACGGATCAGGGCACGGCACGCCCGGCACCTGGAGGACACGATCGCCGAGGTCACCCGTGGGCGGGAGCGGCTTCCCCGGATCGTTGCGGAGGTGCTGGAAGCCACTCCCGCCTTGGGACTCATCGAGGCGTCGAAGGACGCGGCGATGCTCGTGGTCGCCCGCCGCTCCGGTCGATGGGTGCGGCGGGCGTTGCTCGGTTCGGTGAGCAGCGCGTGCGTCAAGCACGCCGGTGTGCCGGTGGTGGTCGTTCCTCCCGTACTGGAGGAGCCGGGCGCCGCCGACGAATGGTTGATCGACGAGCAGCTCCCGGCTCCCGGCGCGTCGGCGGGTGCGTGA
- a CDS encoding patatin-like phospholipase family protein, which yields MSVPGPVRRDVPSRPVAAGLALAAVVLTVAGGWWHTGSPLIAVEFPTPSRPADAGAVTSAAAWGYALVACYGLGLYLGTAAAGWVWRTPPARAAVRFGLTATGVAVVSHLIENTLLLVAGGELPGDSALAHSVTALAVAKYSAVVPAALIAVTGAAVLVWRCVAHSATTTQHRAELVLDTVPPRPIAPDDPPLPVDPDVRATRWRQAYTVPDARPDLVSQRWHDGEHTTGFCLSGGGIRAASVALGALRTLREELLSARYLVSVSGGGFTAGALQLALTGAGSPPPGGTVERDPETVFTAGTAEFNHIRRHSSYLADSPGEVLAALGRIARGLVLSLAVLFGPALVLGVAAGWLYQRVPLTSLSSDPIAYPTPRFGAAVAVVVLALCAFLFGMLAQRDPHGRGPATRLATDFAILAWIVAGVAVVVPALAWASAWLLSHTDRAVDVGASVGALVLTYLSAVSAMAWRNRARLRRRFGFLRRSADKPTAVVPDGLTQRLLVIVTTGVLALLWLLLLGAAVMTEGRADALWTAAATLVVVVVLGGVFDVTSLSLHPFYRERVARAFAVRVLRRHSDGQKVAVPYDPAEGTTLSAYGVAADGVPFPEVVFAAAANLKGEHRTPPGLGAVSFTMSAKWTGGPDVGWVRTDDLERISGERIRRDLTVQGAVALSGAAFASAMGRLSRWFQVLLAVSGARLGAWLPNPGFVRQAREAARRGDWAYPWLPKVRRLPYLVREVFGSHPHHDRLLHVSDGAHYDNLGLVELFRRRCTRIYCIDASNDQPPSARTLAEALELAREELGVRVELHEPWRADAGSARPELSGHPLADRMAVSPVITGTVHYPPESGLDEGVTGELIVVRGVLWPEVPYALQAYALHHPQFPNDSTGDQWFDHGEFASYTELGARMGEAVRARTTARSPVGNPPTPPAATARRSPAERN from the coding sequence ATGTCGGTGCCGGGTCCCGTCCGCCGAGACGTCCCGTCGCGCCCTGTGGCGGCCGGGCTGGCACTGGCCGCGGTCGTCCTCACCGTGGCGGGCGGCTGGTGGCACACTGGCAGCCCGCTCATCGCCGTGGAGTTCCCCACCCCGAGCCGTCCCGCCGACGCCGGGGCCGTCACCTCCGCCGCCGCGTGGGGATACGCGCTGGTCGCCTGCTACGGGCTCGGCCTGTACCTCGGCACGGCCGCGGCCGGCTGGGTGTGGCGCACTCCGCCCGCACGCGCGGCCGTCCGATTCGGGCTGACGGCCACCGGCGTCGCGGTCGTCAGCCACCTGATCGAGAACACGCTCCTGCTGGTCGCCGGTGGCGAGCTCCCCGGCGACTCCGCGCTCGCCCACTCCGTCACCGCGCTCGCGGTCGCCAAGTACTCCGCCGTCGTCCCGGCCGCCCTCATCGCGGTCACCGGCGCCGCGGTTCTGGTCTGGCGGTGCGTCGCGCATTCCGCGACGACGACGCAACACCGCGCCGAACTCGTCCTCGACACCGTCCCACCCCGGCCCATCGCGCCCGACGACCCTCCACTGCCCGTCGACCCCGACGTCCGCGCGACCCGCTGGCGCCAGGCCTACACCGTCCCCGACGCCCGGCCCGACCTCGTGAGCCAACGCTGGCACGACGGCGAGCACACCACCGGTTTCTGCCTCTCGGGCGGTGGGATCCGCGCGGCGAGCGTCGCGCTCGGGGCGTTGCGGACACTGCGTGAGGAACTGCTGAGCGCGCGGTACCTCGTGTCGGTGTCGGGAGGCGGTTTCACAGCGGGAGCGCTGCAGCTCGCCCTCACGGGCGCGGGCTCCCCTCCACCGGGCGGCACCGTCGAGCGGGACCCCGAGACGGTGTTCACCGCCGGAACCGCCGAGTTCAACCACATCCGGCGGCACTCCAGCTACCTCGCCGACAGTCCGGGTGAGGTGCTGGCCGCGCTCGGGCGCATCGCCCGCGGGCTGGTGCTGTCGCTGGCCGTCTTGTTCGGACCCGCACTCGTGCTCGGCGTGGCGGCCGGGTGGCTCTACCAGCGGGTGCCGCTGACCTCGCTGTCCTCGGACCCGATCGCCTATCCGACTCCCCGCTTCGGTGCCGCCGTGGCGGTCGTGGTGCTCGCCCTGTGCGCGTTCCTGTTCGGCATGCTGGCCCAGCGAGATCCCCACGGGCGCGGTCCCGCGACCCGGCTCGCCACCGACTTCGCCATCCTCGCCTGGATCGTCGCCGGGGTCGCGGTGGTCGTGCCCGCGCTCGCATGGGCCTCGGCCTGGCTGCTGTCGCACACGGACCGGGCCGTGGACGTAGGCGCCTCCGTCGGTGCCCTCGTCCTCACCTACCTCAGCGCGGTCTCCGCCATGGCCTGGCGGAACCGGGCCCGGTTGCGGCGCCGGTTCGGCTTCCTCCGGCGTAGCGCCGACAAACCCACCGCCGTCGTTCCCGACGGGTTGACCCAGCGGCTGCTGGTGATCGTCACCACCGGTGTGCTCGCCCTGCTCTGGCTGCTGCTGCTCGGCGCGGCCGTCATGACCGAGGGACGCGCCGACGCGCTGTGGACCGCGGCCGCCACCCTCGTGGTGGTCGTCGTGCTGGGCGGCGTGTTCGACGTGACGTCGCTGAGCCTGCACCCGTTCTACCGCGAGCGTGTGGCCCGAGCCTTCGCCGTGCGCGTCCTGCGCAGGCACAGCGACGGTCAGAAGGTGGCCGTGCCCTACGACCCCGCCGAGGGCACCACGCTCTCGGCGTACGGCGTCGCCGCCGACGGAGTGCCCTTCCCCGAGGTCGTGTTCGCCGCCGCCGCCAACCTCAAGGGCGAGCACCGCACCCCGCCGGGACTGGGCGCGGTGTCGTTCACGATGAGTGCGAAGTGGACCGGGGGGCCCGACGTCGGCTGGGTCCGCACCGACGACCTCGAACGCATCTCGGGCGAGCGCATCCGCCGCGACCTCACGGTCCAGGGGGCGGTCGCGCTCAGCGGGGCGGCGTTCGCCTCCGCGATGGGCCGGTTGAGCCGCTGGTTCCAGGTGCTGCTCGCCGTCTCCGGAGCCCGGCTCGGCGCGTGGCTGCCGAATCCCGGGTTCGTGCGGCAGGCCCGGGAGGCCGCCCGGCGAGGCGACTGGGCCTACCCGTGGTTGCCGAAGGTGCGGCGACTGCCCTACCTGGTGCGCGAGGTCTTCGGCAGCCATCCCCACCACGACCGGCTCCTGCACGTCAGCGACGGCGCGCACTACGACAACCTCGGGCTGGTGGAGCTGTTCCGGCGCCGCTGCACCCGCATCTACTGCATCGACGCCAGCAACGACCAGCCGCCCTCCGCCCGCACCCTCGCCGAGGCCCTGGAGCTGGCGCGGGAAGAGCTCGGGGTCCGCGTCGAACTGCACGAGCCGTGGCGCGCCGACGCCGGTTCGGCGCGCCCAGAGCTCTCGGGACACCCGCTGGCCGATCGCATGGCGGTCTCGCCCGTCATCACCGGCACCGTCCACTACCCGCCGGAGAGCGGCCTCGACGAGGGCGTCACCGGCGAGCTCATCGTGGTCCGGGGGGTGTTGTGGCCCGAGGTGCCGTACGCGCTGCAGGCCTACGCTCTGCACCACCCGCAGTTCCCGAACGACAGCACCGGAGACCAGTGGTTCGACCACGGCGAGTTCGCGTCCTACACCGAGCTCGGCGCCCGGATGGGCGAGGCCGTGCGGGCTCGCACGACCGCGCGGTCGCCGGTCGGGAACCCGCCCACACCACCCGCTGCGACGGCGCGGCGGTCCCCGGCGGAACGAAATTGA
- a CDS encoding cysteine--tRNA ligase: protein MTFESMTRWRPATGATAITLDGRSTTLLDRARVYACGITPYDTTHLGHAATFVWVDTLRRVLRVLGVEPILCRNVTDVDDVIDEAARTAGVRYDHYAAFQELRFDEDMSALRVPTPDHEPRAHRYVDAVIRLAGALAESGAAYVRDGGVYFRGRHVVARSRINEETALRLAREYGGKPDDPRKDDPFDVAVWQPAEPEHPEWDSPWGPGRPGWHAECVAMSVSTFGPCVDIHAGGADLRFPHHAYHSAMAEAYAGVSPYARAWFHVGTVLTDGAKMSKSRGNEVLVRDLLRDHPAPVVRLAIIDRPWAEPWEYAPGLLDVAAARLEDLHQAAGRRGGLTDHSDIEQMRRLLGADLDVPAALDVAIERGGTAARVLTAALGLS, encoded by the coding sequence ATGACGTTCGAATCGATGACTCGCTGGCGCCCGGCCACCGGCGCCACGGCGATCACCCTCGACGGGCGTTCAACGACGCTGCTGGACCGAGCCCGCGTCTACGCGTGCGGCATCACGCCGTACGACACGACGCATCTCGGCCACGCCGCGACGTTCGTGTGGGTGGACACGCTGCGGCGGGTGCTGCGGGTACTCGGCGTCGAGCCGATCCTGTGCCGCAACGTCACCGACGTGGACGACGTCATCGACGAGGCGGCGCGCACCGCGGGCGTGCGCTACGACCACTACGCGGCGTTCCAGGAGCTCCGCTTCGACGAGGACATGTCCGCGTTGCGGGTGCCTACTCCCGATCACGAGCCTCGAGCGCACCGCTACGTCGACGCCGTGATCCGGCTGGCCGGTGCGCTCGCCGAGTCGGGGGCGGCGTACGTGCGGGACGGCGGCGTGTACTTCCGGGGCCGGCACGTCGTGGCGCGGTCGCGGATCAACGAGGAGACGGCGCTGCGGCTGGCCCGCGAGTACGGGGGCAAGCCCGACGACCCGCGCAAGGACGACCCGTTCGACGTCGCCGTGTGGCAGCCCGCGGAGCCGGAGCACCCGGAGTGGGACTCGCCGTGGGGCCCGGGGCGGCCCGGCTGGCACGCGGAGTGCGTCGCCATGTCGGTGTCGACGTTCGGGCCGTGTGTCGACATCCACGCGGGCGGCGCCGACCTGCGGTTTCCCCATCACGCGTACCACTCGGCGATGGCGGAGGCCTACGCCGGCGTGTCGCCGTACGCGCGGGCGTGGTTCCACGTGGGCACGGTGCTGACCGACGGCGCGAAGATGTCCAAGTCGCGGGGCAACGAGGTGCTCGTGCGCGACCTCCTGCGGGACCATCCGGCTCCGGTGGTGCGGTTGGCGATCATCGATCGGCCGTGGGCGGAGCCGTGGGAGTACGCGCCGGGCCTTCTGGACGTCGCCGCTGCGAGGTTGGAGGACCTGCACCAGGCCGCGGGACGGCGCGGCGGGCTCACCGACCACTCGGACATCGAGCAGATGCGCCGGCTGCTCGGGGCCGATCTCGACGTGCCCGCCGCGCTCGACGTGGCGATCGAGCGCGGCGGCACGGCCGCCCGCGTGCTGACCGCCGCGCTCGGCCTGTCGTGA
- a CDS encoding ABC transporter substrate-binding protein, whose translation MRAEPRARGLLRTLAAGVAAALLLSACGAGGRGEEESGGAEPGVTDDTVTVGAHFPLTGVAAPGYSEIPTGAKAYFDFVNAQGGVHGRTIEYLYKDDAYNPTNTSQVTNELVLSDEIFAMVGGLGTPTHSAVLDFLRDNEVPDLFVSSGSLLWDQPETYPGTFGWQSDYEIEGKILGKYLAENLPDAKVGLLLQDDDFGDDGEKGIRAYVDSQIVAAQRYAPTTNDVTPQISALKDAGAEVVVGFTVPSFTALSQLAAQRLDFRPQWVYSNVGSDSALVGSLLSRFSEGAVDDASSLEGALTTEYLSGVEDTDDPWVRLWHRVWDEHGGDGELTNYRIYGMAQAYTFVQALQATGPDPTRDGLVRTLETVGGEFTGPTFAPFRYSADSHAGVSGVQVAKIVKGGSEALTPVLLTDNGDAPITESTGEHAPPPDNGVPDVKPVEPAN comes from the coding sequence ATGAGAGCCGAACCGAGAGCGCGGGGCCTCCTGCGCACGCTGGCGGCCGGAGTGGCCGCGGCGCTGCTGCTGTCGGCCTGCGGAGCGGGCGGGCGAGGAGAAGAGGAGTCCGGCGGGGCGGAACCGGGGGTCACCGACGACACCGTGACCGTCGGCGCCCACTTCCCCCTCACGGGCGTCGCCGCGCCGGGCTACAGCGAGATCCCCACCGGAGCGAAGGCGTACTTCGACTTCGTCAACGCCCAGGGCGGAGTCCACGGCCGGACCATCGAGTACCTGTACAAGGACGACGCCTACAACCCGACCAACACCAGCCAGGTCACCAACGAACTCGTGCTGAGCGACGAGATCTTCGCGATGGTCGGCGGGCTCGGGACGCCCACCCACAGCGCCGTCCTCGACTTCCTGCGTGACAACGAGGTGCCCGACCTCTTCGTGTCGTCCGGATCATTGCTGTGGGACCAGCCCGAGACGTATCCGGGGACGTTCGGCTGGCAGTCGGACTACGAGATCGAGGGCAAGATCCTCGGCAAGTACCTCGCCGAGAACCTCCCCGACGCGAAGGTGGGCCTGCTGCTGCAGGACGACGACTTCGGCGACGACGGCGAGAAGGGCATCCGCGCCTACGTCGACTCGCAGATCGTCGCCGCGCAGCGGTACGCGCCCACGACCAACGACGTCACCCCGCAGATCAGCGCGTTGAAGGACGCCGGTGCGGAGGTCGTCGTGGGCTTCACGGTGCCGTCGTTCACCGCGTTGAGCCAGCTGGCGGCCCAACGCCTGGACTTCCGGCCGCAGTGGGTCTACAGCAACGTGGGCTCCGACTCCGCGCTCGTCGGCTCGCTGCTGTCGCGGTTCTCCGAGGGCGCCGTCGACGACGCGAGCTCGCTGGAAGGGGCACTCACCACCGAGTACCTCTCCGGGGTGGAGGACACCGACGACCCGTGGGTGCGGCTGTGGCACCGGGTCTGGGACGAGCACGGTGGCGACGGCGAGCTCACCAACTACCGCATCTACGGCATGGCTCAGGCGTACACCTTCGTGCAGGCACTCCAGGCGACCGGTCCGGACCCGACCCGCGACGGCCTGGTGCGGACCCTGGAGACGGTGGGCGGTGAGTTCACCGGTCCCACCTTCGCGCCGTTCCGCTACTCGGCCGACTCCCACGCGGGTGTGTCCGGGGTCCAGGTCGCGAAGATCGTGAAGGGCGGCAGCGAGGCGTTGACTCCCGTGCTGCTCACCGACAACGGCGACGCGCCGATCACCGAGTCGACCGGCGAGCACGCGCCGCCCCCGGACAACGGCGTTCCCGACGTGAAGCCGGTGGAGCCCGCGAACTGA
- a CDS encoding branched-chain amino acid ABC transporter permease, with amino-acid sequence MSQPTPTTRARRWWVPASPPARHLLVSTLALVAVVVVCENVDAFRHAQLAAMAYYAIAAAGLTVLTGLNGQISLGHGALMAVGAYTTALLLRDGFLPFGLAMLAATVITALVGIVVGAAAARLTGPYLAGATLALAVGLPGLAVHFDDLLGGEQGLAVNTPTPAQWFDDAAYFVTGTDLGHQKFLAYVAWGTLLLVLVLLANLTAGRYGRMWRAVRDDEVAAALAGVHLGRARILAFVVSAACAGLAGSVLAMVVRLTAPSGFTIVLSLSLLTAVVVGGLGSLPGAVLGSALLVFLPPAVTDLGTELGLNAVRAAQLAPLVYGIVLVAAMLAAPSGVAGLGRRVWSRVRNGRSEA; translated from the coding sequence ATGAGTCAGCCGACCCCGACGACGCGGGCCCGGCGGTGGTGGGTTCCGGCGTCGCCCCCGGCGCGTCATCTGCTCGTCAGCACGCTGGCGCTCGTGGCCGTCGTCGTGGTGTGCGAGAACGTCGACGCGTTCCGGCACGCCCAGCTCGCCGCCATGGCCTACTACGCGATCGCCGCCGCGGGCCTGACCGTCCTCACCGGGCTCAACGGCCAGATCTCCCTGGGCCACGGCGCTCTCATGGCGGTGGGCGCCTACACCACCGCGTTGCTGCTGCGCGACGGGTTCCTGCCGTTCGGGCTCGCGATGCTGGCCGCCACGGTGATCACCGCGCTCGTCGGAATCGTCGTCGGCGCGGCGGCCGCGCGGCTGACGGGACCGTACCTGGCCGGTGCCACACTCGCACTCGCCGTGGGACTGCCCGGACTCGCCGTGCACTTCGACGACCTCCTCGGCGGTGAGCAGGGACTCGCCGTGAACACCCCGACACCCGCGCAGTGGTTCGACGACGCGGCGTACTTCGTCACCGGCACGGACCTGGGCCACCAGAAGTTCCTCGCGTACGTGGCGTGGGGAACGCTGCTGCTCGTGCTCGTGCTGCTCGCCAACCTCACCGCGGGCCGCTATGGGCGGATGTGGCGCGCCGTCCGCGACGACGAGGTGGCCGCCGCGCTCGCCGGCGTCCACCTCGGTCGAGCGCGGATCCTGGCGTTCGTGGTCAGCGCCGCCTGCGCCGGGCTCGCCGGATCGGTGCTGGCGATGGTGGTCCGGCTGACCGCGCCGAGCGGGTTCACGATCGTGCTGTCGTTGTCGCTGCTCACCGCCGTGGTCGTGGGCGGGCTCGGCAGCCTACCCGGTGCGGTCCTCGGCAGCGCGCTGCTGGTGTTCCTCCCTCCCGCGGTGACGGACCTGGGCACCGAACTCGGTCTGAACGCCGTCCGCGCGGCACAGCTCGCGCCGCTGGTCTACGGGATCGTGCTGGTGGCCGCGATGCTCGCCGCTCCGTCGGGAGTGGCCGGACTGGGCCGTCGGGTGTGGAGCCGGGTACGGAACGGAAGGAGCGAGGCATGA